In Holophagales bacterium, one DNA window encodes the following:
- a CDS encoding alpha/beta hydrolase has product MTEIRSTPPRGVGEGPRARTGRAGRTSVGERPLLASAAIEHPSAARRGVPAPFLRSALRLAVRALALAATVAVTVLVVRAVDARGMPPLEPWHRLVPRGEVTAAGIARMDSLADYLERESVLFREVATTLADDPSPTARLATSRYNPDGPLHPSRFAIDGNRTREVAPHAPWQGPPRAGALLLHGLTDAPYSLHAVADRLAAGGVVSLAIRLPGHGTVPAALTTARWEDWLAAARLGMRHVRATIGPDKPLLVVGYSNGAALAMLLALESLEPADAGSADLPRPDAVLLLSPMVAVSPAARIGRLFGSLAIVPGLEQSGWYEILPEYLPFKYTSFPLQAARESAALTDALAARLARAESDHRLDALPPVLAFQSLADSTVSTLAVASHLFAHLPGAHHELVIFDLNRSSDFRPFLQQPGPERLKELRVATARGARLTVVTNASPATTAVVEQRDGHDRPLGLAWPSQVHSLSHVALPFPPDDPLYGREGPGLRLGALEPRGEKGVLVVPVEQLMRLTWNPFFPYLAERLDTWAASAPHTTR; this is encoded by the coding sequence ATGACCGAGATCAGGTCGACCCCACCCCGCGGGGTGGGAGAAGGGCCGCGAGCCCGCACCGGAAGGGCAGGCCGGACCTCGGTCGGCGAGCGACCCCTGCTAGCATCTGCCGCCATCGAGCACCCCTCTGCGGCCCGGCGCGGCGTTCCGGCCCCATTCCTCCGATCGGCGCTCCGTCTCGCGGTCCGCGCGCTCGCCCTCGCCGCGACCGTGGCGGTCACCGTGCTCGTCGTGCGGGCGGTCGACGCGCGCGGCATGCCGCCGCTTGAGCCCTGGCACCGGCTGGTGCCACGCGGCGAGGTGACCGCGGCGGGCATCGCGCGGATGGATTCGCTCGCCGACTATCTCGAGCGCGAGTCGGTGCTCTTCCGCGAGGTGGCGACGACGCTCGCCGACGACCCCTCGCCCACCGCGCGGCTCGCCACGAGTCGCTACAACCCGGACGGGCCGCTCCACCCGTCACGCTTCGCGATCGACGGCAATCGCACCCGTGAGGTCGCTCCCCACGCCCCCTGGCAGGGGCCGCCGCGCGCCGGTGCGTTGCTGCTCCACGGCTTGACCGACGCGCCCTACAGCCTGCACGCGGTGGCCGATCGGCTCGCCGCCGGCGGCGTCGTCTCGCTCGCCATCCGCCTGCCGGGCCACGGCACCGTCCCCGCGGCGCTGACCACCGCGCGCTGGGAGGACTGGCTGGCCGCCGCGCGTCTCGGCATGCGTCACGTGCGCGCGACGATCGGCCCCGACAAGCCGCTGCTCGTCGTCGGCTACTCGAACGGCGCAGCGCTCGCCATGCTCCTCGCCCTCGAGTCGCTCGAGCCCGCCGACGCCGGGTCGGCCGATCTGCCGCGCCCCGATGCGGTCCTGCTCCTCTCGCCGATGGTCGCAGTCAGTCCGGCGGCGCGGATCGGCAGGCTCTTCGGCTCGCTCGCCATCGTCCCCGGCCTCGAGCAGTCGGGCTGGTACGAGATTCTCCCCGAGTACCTGCCGTTCAAGTACACGTCGTTCCCGCTGCAGGCGGCGCGTGAGAGCGCCGCGCTCACCGATGCGCTCGCCGCGCGCCTCGCTCGCGCCGAGTCCGACCACCGCCTCGACGCACTGCCGCCGGTTCTCGCCTTCCAGTCGCTCGCCGACTCGACGGTCTCGACCCTCGCCGTGGCCTCACACCTCTTCGCCCATCTGCCGGGCGCGCACCACGAGCTGGTGATCTTCGACCTCAACCGCTCCTCGGACTTTCGCCCCTTCCTCCAACAGCCGGGGCCCGAGCGACTCAAGGAGCTGCGGGTCGCCACGGCGCGAGGGGCGCGGCTGACGGTCGTCACCAACGCCTCGCCGGCGACGACCGCGGTGGTCGAGCAGCGCGACGGCCACGATCGTCCGCTCGGGCTCGCCTGGCCGTCGCAAGTCCACTCGCTCTCCCACGTTGCCCTGCCCTTCCCGCCCGACGACCCGCTCTACGGCCGCGAAGGCCCAGGCCTCCGCCTCGGTGCCCTCGAGCCGCGCGGCGAGAAGGGCGTTCTCGTCGTCCCGGTCGAACAGCTCATGCGACTGACCTGGAACCCGTTCTTCCCCTACCTTGCCGAGCGTCTCGACACCTGGGCGGCGAGCGCACCCCACACGACGCGCTGA
- a CDS encoding cytochrome C, producing the protein MKLTPTSLVSLLTLLAVAPVLAAEPAPASTTTPATCVGCHAETTPGVVADWKLSKHAGADVDCSACHGEEHTSAADAAEAKIPTPETCATCHEERVAQYKKGKHAAAWASVKAMPTAHWQPMAMIDGQKGCGGCHKIGVKSEAEIAALSKSSGGYGVASCDACHTRHTFSVAEARQPQACQTCHMGFDHPQWEMYSSSKHGVRHALKQLDVLPESAAAPTCQTCHMADGDHEVRTAWGFLAVRLPMPADPQWAADRAVILQGLGVLDPDGKPTGRLEVVQAADVARLTQEAWQKERDEMLGICAKCHAPAFAQQQLAQGDEMIRQADHLMAEALREVAALYRDGVLAKPAHYASAFPDLLTFHDTPTSIEQKLWVMFLEHRMRAFQGTFHASPDYALWYGWSEMQRDLVEIRDEAARLRREHGAAPASKPATAGR; encoded by the coding sequence ATGAAGCTCACCCCCACGTCTCTCGTCTCCCTGCTGACCCTGCTCGCGGTCGCCCCGGTGCTCGCCGCCGAGCCCGCGCCCGCTTCGACGACCACTCCGGCGACCTGTGTCGGCTGCCACGCGGAGACGACCCCCGGCGTCGTCGCCGACTGGAAGCTCTCGAAGCACGCCGGCGCCGACGTCGACTGCTCGGCCTGCCACGGCGAGGAGCACACCTCCGCCGCCGACGCCGCGGAGGCGAAGATCCCCACCCCCGAGACCTGCGCGACCTGCCACGAGGAGCGCGTCGCCCAGTACAAGAAGGGCAAGCACGCCGCCGCCTGGGCCTCGGTCAAGGCGATGCCGACGGCGCACTGGCAGCCGATGGCGATGATCGACGGCCAGAAGGGCTGCGGCGGCTGCCACAAGATCGGCGTCAAGAGCGAGGCGGAGATCGCCGCGCTGTCGAAGAGTTCGGGCGGCTACGGCGTCGCCTCCTGCGACGCCTGCCACACCCGGCACACCTTCTCGGTGGCCGAGGCCCGCCAGCCGCAAGCCTGCCAGACCTGCCACATGGGCTTCGATCACCCGCAGTGGGAGATGTACTCGTCGTCCAAGCACGGCGTGCGCCACGCGCTCAAGCAGCTCGACGTGCTGCCGGAGAGCGCCGCGGCCCCCACCTGCCAGACCTGTCACATGGCCGACGGCGACCACGAGGTCCGCACCGCCTGGGGCTTCCTCGCCGTGCGCCTGCCGATGCCGGCGGATCCACAGTGGGCAGCCGACCGTGCCGTCATCCTCCAGGGGCTCGGCGTGCTCGACCCCGACGGCAAGCCGACCGGCCGCCTCGAGGTGGTGCAGGCCGCCGATGTCGCACGGCTGACCCAGGAGGCCTGGCAGAAGGAGCGCGACGAGATGCTCGGCATCTGCGCCAAGTGCCACGCGCCGGCCTTTGCCCAGCAACAGCTCGCGCAGGGCGACGAGATGATCCGTCAGGCCGATCACCTGATGGCCGAGGCGCTGCGGGAGGTTGCCGCGCTCTACCGAGACGGCGTGCTCGCCAAGCCGGCGCACTACGCCTCGGCGTTCCCCGATCTGCTCACCTTCCACGACACGCCGACGTCGATCGAGCAGAAGCTCTGGGTGATGTTCCTCGAGCACCGGATGCGCGCCTTCCAGGGCACCTTCCACGCCAGCCCCGACTACGCCCTCTGGTACGGCTGGAGCGAGATGCAGCGCGACCTCGTCGAGATCCGCGACGAGGCGGCGCGCCTGCGCCGCGAGCATGGGGCGGCGCCGGCGAGCAAGCCGGCGACGGCCGGCCGGTAG
- a CDS encoding ketoacyl-ACP synthase III: MSAATRTVIVGNASHVPSRVVPNAEFLASRLLDTDGRPFAKSNEEIVGQLEAITGIRERRWAEDGQVASDLGLLAARAALESSGVDPESLDLLIVAHNFGDVRNDNRRSDFVPSLAARVKQGLGIANPWCVAFDVAFGCPGWLHGILLAHDAIVAGRARRAMVVGTETLSRISDPHDRDGMIYSDGAGATILEARAAQSASDLSGILASVTRSDTREHARLLWMGESYDRQRLGGDLFLKMNGRKLYKYACQVVPEVVVKALAAAGVELGQVRKILIHQANEKMDEAIVRRVFELCGRGDVTDEEIRAVMPMIISWLGNSSVATIPTLLDLLVRGELDGHTLEGGDVVVFASVGAGMNANAMVYRVPR; the protein is encoded by the coding sequence ATGTCCGCGGCGACCCGCACCGTGATCGTCGGCAATGCCAGTCATGTCCCCTCGCGCGTCGTGCCGAACGCCGAGTTCCTCGCCAGCCGGCTTCTCGACACGGACGGCCGTCCGTTCGCCAAGAGCAACGAGGAGATCGTCGGCCAGCTCGAGGCGATCACCGGCATCCGCGAGCGGCGCTGGGCCGAGGACGGCCAGGTCGCCTCCGATCTCGGACTGCTCGCCGCACGGGCCGCTCTGGAGAGCTCGGGCGTCGATCCGGAGAGCCTCGATCTCTTGATCGTCGCCCACAACTTCGGCGACGTGCGCAACGACAACCGCCGCTCCGACTTCGTGCCCAGCCTCGCCGCGCGGGTCAAGCAGGGCCTCGGGATCGCCAACCCGTGGTGCGTCGCTTTCGACGTCGCCTTCGGCTGTCCGGGCTGGTTGCACGGGATCCTGCTGGCGCACGACGCGATCGTCGCCGGTCGTGCGCGCCGGGCGATGGTGGTCGGCACCGAGACGCTCTCGCGCATCTCCGACCCGCACGACCGCGACGGGATGATTTACTCCGACGGCGCCGGCGCGACGATCCTCGAAGCGCGCGCGGCGCAGAGTGCCAGCGACCTCTCCGGCATCCTCGCCTCGGTCACCCGTTCGGACACGCGCGAGCACGCCCGCCTGCTCTGGATGGGCGAGTCGTACGACCGCCAGCGGCTGGGCGGCGACCTCTTCCTCAAGATGAACGGCCGCAAGCTCTACAAGTACGCCTGCCAGGTGGTGCCGGAGGTGGTGGTCAAGGCGCTCGCCGCCGCGGGCGTCGAGCTCGGGCAGGTGCGCAAGATCCTGATCCACCAGGCCAACGAGAAGATGGACGAGGCGATCGTGCGGCGCGTCTTCGAGCTCTGCGGTCGTGGCGACGTCACCGACGAGGAGATCCGCGCGGTGATGCCGATGATCATCTCCTGGCTCGGCAACAGCTCGGTGGCGACGATCCCGACGCTGCTCGACCTGCTCGTGCGCGGCGAGCTCGACGGCCACACGCTCGAAGGCGGCGACGTCGTCGTCTTCGCCTCCGTCGGTGCCGGGATGAACGCCAACGCGATGGTCTACCGCGTGCCGCGGTAA
- a CDS encoding FAD-dependent oxidoreductase yields the protein MPLTVRLPDLEHWKAQVKCQAGCPVATDAGRYVQLVAEGRPEEAYLVARAPNPFASICGRVCAAPCEDACRRGAIDAPVAIRALKRYVCERFGVESMQPGTQDRLLTTPIEEGNRYAGHLPLLPVLGEAPRDPAFEALAATRPGAGRKVAVVGAGPAGLAAAHDLALLGYRVTVFEAADEPGGMVRFGIPEYRLPRTVIRAEIDKIAGLGVEIRLRTPLTPGYGLQELRAEGYEAFFLAAGVSKGRDLQLPGVELDGVVKAVDFLLNVNRGYRMELGRRVVVIGGGFVAFDAARTALRLGRTEEPQGLGELDREEDARMKEAFDSARAALRSGASEVTLVSLETFDEMPVLRTTQGHEEFEEAQREGVSFLTRRGPARFEGAGRLRSVALRKVLSVFDANGRFAPAYDDADMLDLPADACILAIGQRPDLSFLQPADGVELSPGGTIRVDPETLATSAPRIFAGGDVAFGPRNLIEGVANGKRAARSIHRVLAGERARLEVTVDVEKLPTATYRMAAGFEVLDRETPPTLDVGRRTGIAEVEVGYDRVAAERQAARCLVCHVQTIYDPEACVLCGRCVDVCPEHCLALVPYEEIELPAAERAALAASAAGGGLPLSAMLKDDERCIRCGLCAVRCPTDAMTMERFTITERWAAARAGDAPEEGA from the coding sequence ATGCCGTTGACGGTGCGATTGCCCGACCTCGAGCACTGGAAGGCCCAGGTCAAGTGTCAGGCGGGATGCCCGGTGGCGACCGATGCGGGGCGCTACGTCCAGCTCGTCGCCGAGGGGCGCCCGGAGGAGGCCTACCTGGTGGCGCGTGCGCCCAACCCTTTCGCCTCGATCTGCGGGCGCGTCTGTGCGGCCCCCTGCGAGGACGCCTGCCGCCGCGGCGCCATCGATGCCCCGGTGGCGATCCGCGCCCTCAAGCGCTACGTCTGCGAGCGCTTCGGCGTCGAGTCGATGCAGCCGGGGACGCAGGACCGGCTGCTCACGACGCCGATCGAGGAGGGGAACCGCTACGCGGGTCATCTGCCGCTCCTCCCGGTGCTCGGCGAAGCGCCGCGCGACCCCGCCTTCGAGGCGCTCGCCGCGACCCGGCCCGGCGCCGGGCGGAAGGTGGCGGTGGTCGGCGCCGGGCCCGCCGGGCTGGCGGCGGCGCACGACCTCGCGCTGCTCGGCTACCGGGTCACCGTCTTCGAGGCGGCCGACGAGCCGGGCGGCATGGTGCGCTTCGGCATCCCCGAGTACCGTCTGCCGCGCACCGTCATCCGGGCCGAGATCGACAAGATCGCCGGCCTCGGCGTCGAGATCCGGCTGCGCACGCCGCTCACCCCGGGCTACGGCCTGCAGGAGCTCCGGGCCGAAGGGTACGAGGCGTTCTTCCTCGCCGCCGGGGTCTCCAAGGGGCGCGACCTGCAGCTGCCGGGCGTGGAGCTCGACGGCGTGGTCAAGGCGGTCGACTTCCTGCTCAACGTCAACCGCGGCTACCGGATGGAGCTCGGCCGGCGCGTGGTGGTGATCGGCGGCGGCTTCGTCGCCTTCGACGCGGCGCGCACCGCCCTGCGCCTCGGTCGCACCGAGGAGCCGCAGGGGCTCGGCGAGCTCGACCGCGAGGAGGACGCGCGGATGAAGGAGGCCTTCGACTCGGCGCGCGCCGCACTGCGCTCGGGTGCTTCCGAGGTCACCCTGGTCTCGCTCGAGACCTTCGACGAGATGCCGGTGCTGCGCACCACGCAGGGGCACGAGGAGTTCGAGGAGGCGCAACGCGAAGGGGTCTCCTTCCTCACCCGCCGTGGCCCGGCACGCTTCGAGGGCGCGGGCCGGCTGCGGTCGGTGGCCCTGCGCAAGGTGCTCTCGGTCTTCGACGCCAACGGACGCTTCGCCCCGGCCTACGACGACGCCGACATGCTCGACCTGCCGGCCGACGCCTGCATCCTGGCGATCGGCCAGCGCCCCGACCTGTCGTTCCTGCAGCCGGCCGACGGCGTCGAGCTCTCGCCGGGCGGGACGATCCGGGTCGACCCCGAGACGCTCGCCACCAGCGCGCCGCGGATCTTCGCCGGCGGCGACGTGGCCTTCGGCCCGCGCAACCTGATCGAGGGGGTGGCCAACGGCAAGCGCGCGGCGCGCTCCATCCACCGCGTGCTCGCCGGCGAGCGCGCCAGGCTCGAGGTGACGGTCGACGTCGAGAAACTGCCGACCGCCACCTACCGCATGGCGGCCGGCTTCGAGGTGCTCGACCGCGAGACGCCGCCGACCCTCGACGTCGGACGCCGCACCGGCATCGCCGAGGTCGAGGTGGGCTACGACCGCGTGGCGGCCGAGCGCCAGGCGGCGCGCTGCCTGGTCTGCCACGTGCAGACCATCTACGACCCGGAGGCCTGCGTGCTCTGTGGCCGCTGCGTCGACGTCTGCCCCGAGCACTGCCTGGCGCTCGTCCCCTACGAGGAGATCGAGCTGCCGGCGGCGGAGCGCGCGGCGCTCGCCGCGAGCGCAGCAGGGGGGGGGCTGCCGCTGTCGGCGATGTTGAAGGACGACGAGCGCTGCATCCGCTGCGGGCTCTGCGCGGTGCGCTGCCCGACCGACGCGATGACCATGGAGCGTTTCACCATCACCGAACGATGGGCCGCCGCCCGCGCCGGCGACGCCCCCGAGGAGGGTGCATGA
- a CDS encoding cytochrome b N-terminal domain-containing protein — MSEPTGSPAPASAPNVHAKPLWSLRPRSDREAGDAVVSNFALHWFPAKVSKASLDWSYSFWLGTASAALLLLLVLSGMPLLFLYIPSVERAYASVKDIEHVVSFGSWIRAVHRLSAHLMVAVVFLHLARVFLTGAYKNGVGRGQRREWNWVIGVVMLLVTLFLSFTGYLLPWDQLAYWAVTVGTNIASSVPLVGESMRELLLGGRTIEQPTLIRFYVLHVIALPGLLGILFLYHMWRVRKDGGLARSDREGLLAEATVVPAAPTKTYTLLGVARGTAPAIRARSLEAPETTVNSVPDLVRRAAIVVLATFAVVGILAVLIPSPLEEPANPMVTPNPAKAPWYFLWLQEVVTDTTLHVGSFTVNGALIGGVILPGLLLALMTFWPWLDRSPRDAAGWWFPQSRRTQNWIFLALCLAVVLLTILGTFMRGPYWHFFWPWETWPEIPGRI; from the coding sequence ATGAGCGAGCCGACCGGAAGCCCCGCGCCCGCGAGCGCCCCCAACGTCCACGCCAAGCCGCTCTGGAGCCTGCGCCCGCGCTCCGACCGCGAGGCCGGCGATGCCGTGGTCTCGAACTTCGCGCTGCACTGGTTCCCCGCCAAGGTCTCGAAGGCGTCGCTCGACTGGAGCTACTCCTTCTGGCTCGGCACCGCCTCGGCGGCCCTGCTGCTGCTGCTCGTGCTCTCGGGGATGCCGCTGCTCTTCCTCTACATCCCCTCGGTCGAGCGCGCCTACGCCTCGGTCAAGGACATCGAGCACGTGGTCTCCTTCGGCTCGTGGATCCGCGCCGTGCACCGGCTCTCGGCGCACCTCATGGTGGCGGTGGTCTTCCTCCACCTCGCCCGCGTCTTCCTCACCGGCGCCTACAAGAACGGCGTCGGGCGCGGCCAGCGGCGCGAGTGGAACTGGGTGATCGGGGTGGTGATGTTGCTCGTCACCCTCTTCCTCTCGTTCACCGGCTACCTGCTGCCGTGGGACCAGCTCGCCTACTGGGCGGTGACCGTCGGCACCAACATCGCCTCCTCGGTGCCGCTGGTCGGCGAGTCGATGCGCGAGTTGCTGCTCGGCGGCCGGACGATCGAGCAGCCGACGCTGATCCGCTTCTACGTGCTGCACGTCATCGCGCTGCCCGGCCTGCTGGGGATCCTCTTCCTCTACCACATGTGGCGGGTGCGCAAGGACGGCGGGCTGGCGCGCAGCGACCGCGAGGGGCTGCTCGCCGAAGCGACGGTGGTGCCGGCGGCGCCGACCAAGACCTACACCCTGCTGGGCGTCGCGCGCGGCACCGCGCCGGCCATCCGGGCGCGCTCGCTCGAGGCGCCCGAGACCACCGTCAACTCCGTCCCCGACCTGGTGCGGCGGGCGGCGATCGTGGTGCTGGCGACCTTCGCCGTCGTCGGCATCCTCGCGGTGCTCATCCCGTCGCCGCTCGAGGAGCCGGCCAACCCGATGGTGACGCCGAACCCGGCGAAGGCCCCCTGGTACTTCCTCTGGCTGCAGGAGGTGGTGACCGACACCACGCTCCACGTCGGGTCGTTCACCGTCAACGGCGCGCTCATCGGCGGGGTGATCCTGCCCGGTCTGCTCCTCGCCCTGATGACCTTCTGGCCCTGGCTCGACCGCAGTCCGCGCGACGCCGCCGGCTGGTGGTTCCCGCAAAGCCGGCGGACGCAGAACTGGATCTTCCTCGCCCTCTGCCTGGCGGTGGTCCTGCTGACCATCCTGGGCACCTTCATGCGCGGACCGTACTGGCACTTCTTCTGGCCCTGGGAGACCTGGCCGGAGATTCCGGGGAGGATCTGA
- a CDS encoding ubiquinol-cytochrome c reductase iron-sulfur subunit, whose translation MSDKPDRREFLLKVGTGAGIAALGGQAIASLRSLVPNVSYDAPTTVKLGAAQEFPDGLKYLPDQRLFVFREGNTFHAISAVCTHLGCTVRAEALSRPEESETGGQSMRLTHRFLCPCHGSTYKGDGTNVSGPAPKPLAWYRLSVAPDDGQLVVDLADPVGQDFRLTTA comes from the coding sequence ATGAGCGACAAGCCGGACCGCCGCGAGTTCCTGCTGAAAGTCGGCACGGGGGCCGGGATCGCCGCCCTGGGCGGGCAGGCGATCGCCTCGCTGCGCTCGCTGGTCCCCAACGTCTCCTACGATGCGCCGACCACGGTCAAGCTCGGCGCGGCGCAGGAGTTCCCCGACGGACTGAAGTACCTGCCCGACCAGCGGCTCTTCGTCTTCCGCGAGGGCAACACCTTCCACGCCATCTCGGCGGTCTGTACCCACCTCGGCTGCACGGTGCGCGCCGAGGCGCTGTCGCGCCCGGAGGAGAGCGAGACCGGCGGCCAGAGCATGCGCCTCACCCACCGCTTCCTCTGTCCGTGTCACGGCTCGACCTACAAGGGCGACGGCACCAACGTCTCCGGGCCGGCGCCGAAGCCGCTCGCCTGGTACCGGCTGTCGGTCGCCCCCGACGACGGCCAGCTGGTCGTCGACCTCGCCGATCCGGTCGGCCAGGACTTCCGTCTCACCACGGCCTGA
- a CDS encoding c-type cytochrome: MEKRTNSPYPKLDRPILALVGVALVAGTVLFAWSDRQHDWRYYQYEFRAMVSEKFGAEKAATVPAGVQQHWIAGLGRADRCVTCHQAVSWKGFETAENPWKTHPVEPLRTHPVEKFGCTSCHGGQGWAIDTDPAHGQVAHWEEPLLGRTLGEEYSLAADPGSLIEMNCNVCHRYDRETAGMTEINRAKALLAEKGCRACHVINGRGGTIGPDLTWVGDKAPEQYDFSRLSGQTTSFAWHVAHLKDPRALVTETVMPNFHLSTRDAQALAMLILSWRRAEVPAAYLAGAPRSDARTAEEAVAEKAMESGPGAWFVKTGCFVCHSISVYGVKSPAQIGPDLSTAVEDVQSRFGRTLDDFLREPTGTMAVVLSRQIILTPEQKATAVEKLRAAFAEHQRRKAAGVDDANSTAGH; encoded by the coding sequence ATGGAAAAGCGCACCAACTCCCCCTACCCGAAGCTCGACCGGCCGATCCTCGCCCTGGTGGGCGTGGCGCTCGTCGCCGGCACCGTGCTCTTCGCCTGGAGCGACCGCCAGCATGACTGGCGCTACTACCAGTACGAATTTCGCGCGATGGTGAGCGAGAAGTTCGGCGCCGAGAAGGCGGCGACCGTGCCGGCCGGGGTGCAGCAGCACTGGATCGCCGGCCTCGGCCGCGCCGACCGCTGCGTGACCTGCCATCAAGCGGTCTCCTGGAAGGGCTTCGAGACGGCGGAGAACCCCTGGAAGACCCATCCGGTCGAGCCGCTGCGGACCCACCCGGTGGAGAAGTTCGGCTGCACCTCCTGCCACGGCGGGCAGGGCTGGGCGATCGACACCGACCCGGCGCACGGGCAGGTCGCGCACTGGGAGGAGCCGCTGCTCGGCCGGACGCTCGGCGAGGAGTACTCGCTCGCCGCCGATCCCGGGAGCCTGATCGAGATGAACTGCAACGTCTGCCACCGCTACGACCGCGAGACGGCGGGCATGACGGAGATCAACCGCGCCAAGGCGCTGCTCGCCGAGAAGGGCTGCCGCGCCTGCCACGTGATCAACGGGCGCGGCGGCACGATCGGGCCCGACCTGACCTGGGTGGGCGACAAGGCGCCGGAGCAGTACGACTTCAGCCGCCTCTCGGGTCAGACCACCTCGTTCGCCTGGCACGTCGCGCACCTCAAGGACCCGCGCGCCCTGGTCACCGAGACGGTGATGCCGAACTTCCACCTCTCGACCCGCGACGCCCAGGCCCTCGCGATGCTGATCCTCTCCTGGCGCCGGGCGGAGGTGCCCGCGGCCTATCTCGCCGGTGCGCCGCGCAGCGACGCACGGACCGCCGAGGAAGCGGTGGCCGAGAAGGCGATGGAGAGCGGCCCGGGCGCCTGGTTCGTCAAGACCGGCTGCTTCGTCTGCCACTCGATCTCGGTCTACGGCGTGAAGAGCCCGGCGCAGATCGGTCCCGACCTCTCGACCGCGGTCGAGGACGTCCAGTCGCGTTTCGGGCGCACGCTCGACGACTTCCTGCGTGAGCCCACCGGCACCATGGCGGTGGTGCTGTCGCGCCAGATCATCCTTACCCCGGAGCAGAAGGCGACGGCCGTCGAGAAGCTGCGCGCGGCGTTCGCCGAGCACCAGCGGCGGAAGGCCGCCGGGGTGGACGACGCCAATTCCACCGCGGGCCACTGA